Below is a genomic region from Erigeron canadensis isolate Cc75 chromosome 7, C_canadensis_v1, whole genome shotgun sequence.
TCTTAATGAAAAGGCACGATATAAGGTAtaggtagaagaagaagaaataaaaaaggaCAGGTTGGATAGCTCGTTCAAGTTAACATCTTTGTCTCTCTTCCCCGagcattattaatattagtatgTTGAAAAAAATCCTATCGTAGCACGACCTACAAAACTTTTGTTTTCGTTTAAAAGTTTACAGTCGCTTCATTATAGAGGTAACAAGTTTTTATCTCAAATAGGTTTGAATGAGCCAGGAAAAGGAAGCTAAAAGTCGAGTAAAAAATGGAAGGAAAATCTTTTGCGGGTCAACTCAAAATAGAACCGGTATGGGTGTAACTTACATCATCTCCTTTCCATCCAAAGACTAATAGCAAAATCTTTTGCGGGTCAACTCAAAATGGTACCGGTATGGGTGTAACTTACAATACCAAGTTTACTTGGTAGTTTGtgttttatcttctaaaaataaGGTGAAtgcaaaataactttttttttttggcaaaaaGTAGCATGATACTCCTATTAGTCTTTGGATGGAAAGGAGGTAATGAGGCATATAAGAACAAACGTAACAACCATATGAGTAAGCAAAATAAGTTTGTTACCGTTAAGGCTTTGGCCATGTCTTCCCTTGTATGACAGCAGAAATGCATATGCGTACTCGAGCTGACAGTAAATGGGTGGCTGGAAAAGCAAACACCACAACAGCTAAGTGCACTTGATCAAAAATGATCATCTTACTAAGTAAAAAATTCACGATTAAGAAGGATTTGATTAGGTTCAAGTAACGTTGTCAAATTTTTGGGTATAGGGTTAAAAAAGGAGAAATTTTAAGGATGTTTGTATTATACCTGGTGCTTTAAACACTCGCTTGAAAAGGCAGGAATTTTTCCAGGATTGTAAAGCATTATAGGCATTACAGGTGAGTCATCGTCACCTAAATCTTCAAACCCCATTTTCTGCAGTTCTGATCTAAAATAGTTTCTGTTGTCAAGAATTTGGGTAAGCTTCCGAGCCCCTATATTTGACATTCAATAATCACATTAAGAGACAGGATATTTAAGTGGTTGGATTGTTGGAAGGTTTtggtaacaggtcaaatgggtcactTTTTGTCAGGCGAGTATGGTATAGTGCTTTCTTGAATAAATAGTTAGTTTGTTAAATATGATTTATGCTTTTAGGAGGGTTTCAATTCAATGTCAACGATACCCAATCCCGCCATAAGCAGGGTATGAGGAAGGTGAATGTAGTACGGGTAGACAGATTTCTTCTAGATAGACTTTTGGCCAGTGTTTGTGGAATTTTAGGATGCTGTATGCACTAAAACTTAAAAGTACATTTTTCAAGCTCACCTGATCTGTATACAGTTCCTAAATATTTTGATGTAGTCCGTTTGACCCATCAGAGATGAAACATAACCCAGATTGAGTGATTCATCAGTAAGTGGGTCAAAATTATCTCTTCTAAGATACTATATGTGTTAAGATTTAAAGTCAAGGGATCAAATCTACAAGAAGTCGACAAGATAAAGGATTTCTAGACCTTGATTAGAGCCATCCTCTCCAAGAATTACTTTTATGGAAGATACATTTTGCTGAGCAGCAGGAGGTGATATCGATGTAGCATACAGATGTGCAGGGCAAGTATATTTCAAATATTGAATAACTTCCTGAGATGCAaacaaaaaacttaacaaaGATAATATACCTATCTTTAACACAACTTAGGTCATAAGTGAAATAATAATGATCGACGATAAATATAAAGTATAGATAAAGTATTGTTATCATTTTTACGATAAAATGGTCGGCCCAAAATGGAGCTCCGGCCAAGAAAAGATCAAGGACCAGTGGTGGATTGTGTATTTCTTATAATAGTTTCTCTAACCATAGTAACTTTGTTATTAACTTATGAAATGGTCTATATGTAGATTGCTCTTATTATTAAGCTGttcttttttatatagtaaaaaaCATGTGTGCGTGTGTGGTTTTTCAGTGCAAGATGTGCGAAAGTGAAAAAACCATTACTATGATCCCTGGCTACGGATTTCCGCTAACTCTCAACCTCATTGAGATAGGGAGTCTGTCCAATGCATAGGTTTTAAGCCACTGGACTTTGCATTCAGGAGTGGCTGGAAAGCTGAATTTGTAATTCATGAAGTATATGATCAAGAAAACCTACTTTCCAAGAGATTGTGGATTCAAATCCTAGTAGGGACGACCACTCCCGAATGCAAAGTCAAGTGTCCCAAAATCTATGCACTGAAATGCCATCAAAAAGGGACACTCCCTATCTCAACGAGCTTAAGAGTTAGCGGAAATCCGGATCCAAGGATCATAGTAATGATTCCTTTCCTTTCGCAGATCTTGCACTGAAAAACCACAAACACACATGTATTTTTACTATATTAAAAAGAACAATTAATAAAAGCAATCTACATATGGACCATAGTTCATATGCCTTCCACCGGTCTATCTACACAATAAAATTAAGTTGTGCATGGTGAGAAGGCCGCATttacatacataataataagaGCAATTACTAAAAATTAGAGGAGAGTCTGCACTTCATCTTTACTATAACAAGGTAACTTCGAGAACTCTTTTACCAATCAATAATAATTTACAAGTTCTTAATCTTATATCATTCAAAGCCTAACCTTAAGTCAATTCTAAGTACATATATCAACTTGTCACACCATCGAGCAGAGGTACGCCAACtagttttaatgaaaaaaacatTAGAGATATACACACACTTTTTGGAACACTTGCCTTTAGGGGGGTGTTGGTAAGTGAATAAGACTCACTATGGCTATTGGTATTGAACTGGAATGAGTTTTTAATCTCAACACCAGGTTTACAGTATCCTAAGTTAAGAGTACAAAGCACGTTTGTTTAAATAAGCTACCACGTAGATAGCATTGTCTTTGACATGTGCTGGAACATATCTTTGCTGACTTGTGAATCCTCTAATGGTGAGCCAAACCCTGTGGTTTCCTACTCTGTAAAAAAGTGGCTGGCGACTATTGAAACAGACATCGTGCATTCGCAAAACATCTATTCAGGGTTGAATTACTTAGATTGTTTCGTCATATGctttaattaagattttgaaatgttACTTGTTAACCACTTAGATTCATGGGGTTTAATCTCCCAATTTAGAAGTGAAGTGCATTTGGTCATCGGATTTCACTAGTTATGGTCAAGGTGTGGGAACTCGGGATCGGATCTCTGAGGAGGAGAGTCAAGATCTTTTAAAACCTGGATCGTATCTGGAACAAAACGGGTTGAGTTTTTATGTAAAAtcattcaaatttaaaattaattgtttaaaaactttaaatacaacaacaacaacaactgtacccaaTCCATGtacggggtatgggggaggtgagctgtagacagtcatgcctctacccaaaggtagagagactgcttccataaggacctccggccaagcATATGTAAAAACCGTACAAAGAGTAAAGTGTTtatacctgtctgccgagaaaATGCCAAGACGATATACCTGTCCGCTGGGTATGGCTACCTTAAGAGTAGGGAATAGTAGCAAATGTACGGCCTAAAAGTACCTAAGCACAGTACGTAAAATCTAGGAACCATAATACACAAATAACAACATAGAATGTATGGATATAATACACAAAGTCTTCAACAAGGAGCTCAAACAAGAGGGACATAAACCACCAGGACAACCATACCTATACGTAAGAAATGACTAAACACTAAGGGGATTAAACTATTTCTAAACAACCTACGTAGCAAAGTACCTTAGGCCGCAAAGCCAAACTAATCCTAGTCTACTCGCTAAAACGCTCCAAAACGACAAAGGTAACCTATACACCTAGTCCTCTAGACACCGTCTACTGAGAACACCCGGGAACAAAAGAAAAGTAGCATCAAACGACCTAAATAACTAAAAGCACTCATCGaaacacatataataacaaCCATGTAGAACGTAGCCAAATTTAAAAGTGTTTCAGCATAAATCCCAAACCTACCTACAAATAAGGAATTAACTAAGAAATCCTAGTGCCCGATAAGTCCAAGGAAAATAACGGGTGGTGCGCAACCTATGAAACACACTAACTAAGCCGCCTAGCTAGACATTAACTTAGACTAAACCTAGCCTTCTCCCAAGCTCCCAAACCCCTAAACTAGTCCTAGTCTTATAATAAACTCTCATCGGTCATGTCCTCCAACGAGCAAAGCATTTAGGGGTAGccaagagtaacctcccccctcgaTTTTGGCCTCCCTCTACTCAGGCCAAAACCACTACGGAGGTTACtgagaaccaaagtctaaggaaaaaaaaaagtatacaaaaaCCTATTCCCATATGCCTTACACTCACTGTCCACCTCCTCCACCAGAAAACTCCTTCATATCCTTCAGTATTCTGTCCTTCCACCTCCGTCGACCTACCTCTTTTCCTGTCAGGTCAAAGCCTTTTGTTGCCTAGAGTCACCTATATTGGGCCTACTTCTCCTGGccaaacaaacacaaaccaCCTTAGACAAGGCACTATGGGAAAAAGATGTCAATCGCATGTCAATCGCAGTCCCGCAAAAGTCATACCCTAACCTAATCCtctactctaatcctagttctccaggccgtcctatccgacgtcatgtcctccgacaaacCAAGCTCTATTAGGTCCTTCGCTAATCAGTCCTCCCACCTCATCTTCGGCCTTCCCCTTCTTCGTATGCCTTCGACGTGAATAGACTCCGTTCTCCTTAGTGGTGTTGTTCGATCCCTTCTCCTAACGtggccaaaccatctcaagcGCCCTTCtcttagcttgttaatgatggtccctacttcaagttcGGCTCTAAAAACTCCCGTGGGGATCCTGTCTGATAGGGTCTTCCCGCAAGACCACCTTAGCATCCTCATCTCTGCCACCTCTACTCGAGACGCTTGGGCTTTCGTCATCGGCCAACATTCTGACCCGTATAACATAGCCGGTCTAATAGCCACTCTGTAAAACTTGCCTTTCAGTTTTAGCGGGATCCGCTTGTCGCACATGACTCCAGAAGCTGATCTCCACCTCATCCATCCAGCTTGGATTCGATGTGTCACGTCTTCGTCTATCCCCCCGATTTGTGTATCACCGATCCCAGGTTTCTAAAAGACACCTTCGGACCCAATATCCGCTCCCCGATGCGAATATCCTCATCCCCATTTTGTCTTATTTCCTGTTTATCGAAGTCACATCGTAGGTATTCAGTCTTCTCTCGGCTCACACACAAACCATTGTCTTCAAGGACTTCTCTCCATTTCTCGAGCCTACAGTTTAGCTCCTCCGTCGATCTTGCAATCAGTGCAATGTCATCTGTAAAAATCATGCACCACGGTAGTTCCTCCTGTAGGCCACTAGACAACTCGTCTAAGATCAAGGTAAAAAGGTAAGGACTAAGCGCTGAGCCCTGGTGAAGGCCCATTTCTACCGAGAAAAGCTCTGTGCTCCCCACCGGTGTTCGAACACCGGTCCTCTCCCTATCGTACATATCCCTGATCACCTAATGTATCTCCCAGTAACTCCTTTCACTTGGAGCGTCCTCCAGATCAACTCTCGTAGTACACTATCGTATGCCTTATCTAAATCTAGGAAGGTACAATGTAACGCTTTTTGTCTTTCCCTATACTTTTCCATAAGGCTTCTGGTGATATGGATAGCCTCCATCGATGACCTCCCTGGCATAAACCCAAATTGGTTCTCTGCCACCTTCGTAACTCTTCTGAACCTCGACTCAATCACTCTCTCCCATAAACCcaaattgtttaaaaactttaaatataatgAGTTAATATATGTGTTGAGTTACCTCTTATAACTATGacattaatttattaaacttttatGCAAGTTCAAAAAAATAGAAGTATTTTTATTGAGCTAAAACTAGAAAAGTTAAAAGAGAAGGCTTAAaagtagggatgtgcacggaTTACAAACCGGCCCGGCTCGGTCCGAACCATCGAGACCCGTGACCCAAAAATTCATGAAAATGGGAACCGAGACCCGTCCCATTAACCCCCtgggcgggtcggttcgggccCGGCTTTTACCGCGTCAAGTTCGAGATTTTATGGGTGACCCGAAAATGTGGACTCTTGGCTTTTAACATTATGGGTTTTTGAGGTTTTCACTAACTGGGCTCTAAGTTGGACCGAAATTTTCTTTTGACAAGGAAAAGATAAGTAAAAGAAGGGTATAAAAGAATATGGTGGTTGTTAAAGATCTTTACAATTACAAACTAGCAAAAGATATAGTAGGAAAATGTAGGTTTTCTTTTAATGATATTgatttgagaaaataaattttGGGAATATGTATCTGCaaacttgaaaatataaatGTGACTTTAACTTGAAAATATAAATGTGACTTTATGTGCTTGTAGACTTTATAGTATCTTTTGTCcttttaatcattttatatattgatGATCCAGTTGTAATCCACTACAGacataaatagatataaataaattaattaaatatatatttgaaaatataaatgtgACTTTAACTTGAAAATATAAATGTGACTTTATGTGCTTGTAGACTTTATAGTACCTTTTGTCcttttaatcattttatatattgatGATCCAGTTCTAATCCACCTCAaacataaatagatataaataaattaattaaatatatattatatacaatacaataaatataaattaaataaaacaatatgagGTGTACAATAATTGACCATAAAACTTTGAGAcactcattttgtttttcataacaTACTCTCTCATTTAGTTTCAAACACCAGATCACTTTTCCAAAACCAAAAACACATCGTCTTTTTGAACATCCTCATCAACTTGCACACTACTTCATAGTTCATACTACTGTTATCTCCAAGTATGTCTATTACGTTATTTGCATCACACCTTTCAAACTATTGCCTCTCCAACTATtttccatcatcatcaagattctcatctatcaatatatagtggttctcaaaataactttactatatatatattatatataaatggtaaagttattttgagaacccttttttttccgagaacctttgagaacttttcaaatcaagtccaacagatgattgttctttacatgaaaattattttttaattgttttctgaataagttatgtgtaattttgaattttataatatatatatatatatatatttgcatgtGCTTGAGTGTTTTATAGTTttacatacatgatacatatgGATAAGATACAAATGGATATGATGGATATCTCACTAAATTTTTTGAATCAACTTCAACCATTAGAATATTAGAACACTTACATGACCATCCACTTGTCTTTATAAGTAGCTCACCACTCTTCAACAAATATCATACATTCATACTGCCACTTTCACATATCCGATactttcacaaaattaaacccATTACAAATCATACTCACACCCACCCTGTACGTAAGATGTTTATTTTAAGATTCATCTCCTTCCtaacctttttcttctttttcttcacacacacacattatcTTTCCTACTTACCTCTCACCCCCAGCATCACTCCATTATCTATGTATATTATCTCtatcatctatatatctatgtatattgTATCATTATAAAACTCTTATTCCTCCCTTTTTTTACCAGATTTGGCTTCTGAACTACCATCTTTTTGGTCGGAAGATCAGATCTAGAACCTATTTGCCCGTATCTTGACTCATTTGGCTAGGTTTTGACCATTTTAGCCAGAAATTGAGCGTTGACTTCGGTTGATCGTCGTTGGCCGATTTTTGTGATTGATCCGGCTAAATCTAACTCGTGGCGGTGCCGATCTCCGATCCTTTTTCGGGAAATCGGCTAGATCGGCCGAGTTTTGTAACCTtggttattatcattattattttgattcatTGATAGttcttattttcttcttctatatgtaattcttttattttttattatacttcAAGATATAAAGTGATAGTGAATCACTACAAAAGATCACTGATGCTGTAAATCTCTAACCCTAAATACCGGATTCCCACTTTCCTGCACCTGTAGGGTCGGGTGCGAAACTTGCATCGATATTAAAACTCTCTTATGTTATATGTTATAAatgttctttttaattatttgattatggGTGATGTAGGAAGCAGAAGGTGTTTCAACTATTGATGGACCGTTACTAAAAAAACTACTGGTATTTGGTTACTTAATGATTGAAAAACATTCAAGTACATTTGAGAGAGTGGTGTGAAGCTCGAGGTAATCGAAGAACACGACTAAAACTTATTAAGGGTTATTTTTTGTAGTTTAACATATTATAAGCTTATGCGAGTTTTTACAAACTGCTTGAAGTAGCTTAGTCATGTTCTTTAAAAACTCGCGTGCTAAACTACAAAAATAACCTTTAATAAGTTTTAGTCGTGTTCTTCGATCCTTGGGCTTCATGCCACTATCTCGAATGTACTTAAATGTCTTCCAATCGTTAGGTAACCAAATAGGATTTTTTAGTAACAGTCTACCGATAGCTCTACCGATAGCTGAAACACCTTGAGATTCATATGCTACCCATagtcaaataattaaaaaaacatctATAACATATAACATAAAAGAGTTTTAATATCGATGCAAGTTTTGCACGCGGTCCTACATGTGCAGGCAAGTGTAAATCTGGTATTTGGGGTAGGAGATTACAACATCAGTGATCTTTGGTAGCGATTCGTTGTCACTATATTcactgttgtaaaactcaccgagtCAATCCGAGTACTCGCGGAGTACCCACTACAAGGAAAGGCGCGCATCGGGTTGACATGATCGTCCAATTAATCCGAGTACTCCCCGAATTGGCCGCTTTGACCTCCCGAGTACTCACCGCATTGACCCGAGTATTCACAACTCACTAGTCGGTCGACTTGGGAGCCTAGCGTCTTCCACAACATTGATTATATTCCAATCTTCACgtataataaaaacttaaaaagagtTACATatagaagaagaaaataagaaCTACaatggataataataataataataataataataataataataataataataataatctttaatatatattaaaacaaaaaccttaattctAAATTGAGAAAGTGTGAACCATTGATTAAGTTTTACCTTTAACTTTCTACCATTAGATTTctttgatgacatcatcactAACCAAAAAACTAGTCAATAACATTTTTAGTCCCTAtactttacttttatatatataagttaattaattatatttattttagtttaatggCCTAATTGAATATCACTCAATAATTTTATTAACCAAATATTTATAATGATggtaatctttatttttttaatgttataacttataaaaaagttattcatttatgtagtatatattatattttcatgtatacaaggttttatatatttatatatttgtatttttagtgTCGTCTAACTGAGTTTTTGacaaaatttcaatttaaaatgGGTCAATAAATTGGATATGATATTTaagtttgatataaaaaaattgataaatttactatatgcttatttatttattgataataTACACCTTAACTTCACTAATTATTTTTCGGTAATGagttttagttttatgtttttttaaaaagaaaaaaaatttagtgttacaaCTTAgtgttaatgaaaatatttctttagtattttatgtatatattttagttttatggttgaaaatattatttgttaacatttttctttGATAACTAATATGGTATTCGTGGTTTAAAaggttgtaaaaaaaaattagatattaatagttttcttattttaaaagtttttaccaAATTCATACGTaggtagtaataataataataataataataataataataataataataataataataataataataggttaaatacataaaaacaacaacaacagaacCCAATCCCTatccctgcgcggggtatgggggaggtaagctgtgaacagtcttacctctacacataggtagagagactgcttccatagggacctccggccacaaagatGTGCAAGACGAAAAATGAGAATTGTTTAGAAAAAccatacctgtctgccgagaatctggaaagaagaaatacctgtctgTTGAGTCTGGCTACTTTGCAAGTCGGAATAAGTATCAACCATGCGCTCTACCGAaatcttagaaacatgtttgacaatacaaatacaaatacaaaggCAACCATATTGAGCATATTAAGCAACATAAAAGTAGCAATCTCGAACA
It encodes:
- the LOC122608777 gene encoding uncharacterized protein LOC122608777, whose product is MYDRERTGVRTPVGSTELFSVEMGLHQGSALSPYLFTLILDELSSGLQEELPWCMIFTDDIALIARSTEELNCRLEKWREVLEDNGLCVSREKTEYLRCDFDKQEIRQNGDEDIRIGERILGPKVSFRNLGSVIHKSGG